The Synergistaceae bacterium genome includes the window CCCTTAGGAGCTACGATGCATATGGACGGCTCGTGTTTTTCCTGCGTGTTAAAAATTGCGTTCGTAATGGGAGTATTAGGGCAGCCTTTAACATGGGCGGATTTGCCGTTAATAGTTCTCGTTGCTGTGTTCTCTTCAGTGGGAATGAGCGGAGTTCCCGGCGGCGGCTATATAGGCGAGTATATAATCTGCTCGTTATTCTTTGCGAATTACATGGAATTAGCATTCCCGATTTTAGTAGCGATAGGGAATCTTGTAGATCCACCGGCTACGATGATAAACGCGGCTGGCGATTATGTAGTGTCATTCATAGTGTCTAGATTCGTTGACGGTCCTGACTGGATCAAGAGAGCATAAAAAATTTTCAAGCCCGGTTATTATTTAATAGCTGGGCTTTGCTTGTCATTATAAGATTTTTGCGAATTACCCGGCAAATTTTATCAGTGCTTAGGCGAAATATATATAATTACTATAAAAAATTTATTTACTATTCAGGAGGTTATATAACTCATGAGAATATATTTTTGCTTAGGCTCGAATCTGGGCGACAGGGTTAAGAATTTGCGGGATTCAGTGAGAGAACTTGCTACACTGGGACGAATAATAAAATCAAGTGCTATATACGAGACTCCGGCATGGGGAGGCGTAATTCAACCCGATTATTTGAATGCCTGCATATTACTAGAGAGTTATTCACAGCAAGAACCCAGCGAAATATTAACGCGAATAAAATTTTTTGAGTCAAAACTTGGCCGCTTGCCTTCAGTGAGATGGGGAGCTCGGAAAATTGATATAGATATATTATTAATTGACGATTTAATATATAACACGCCTGAATTAAATATCCCGCATATAAATTTGCATAATAGATTATTTGTGCTTGTGCCGTTAAGAGAGATTTTGCCGGAAAGCTGGACTCACCCGTTAAGTAATAAAACTATTTCAGAATTAATTGACCCGTTACGCAACAAAGACGCATGGCCGCTCAGAATTACGGAATTATAAAGCAATAAAAATTTTTTATCTGATATAATATTTCTCAGAGAAAGCCCCGGATGAATTGCAGGGCTCATCGTCCGACGGGGAGCCGCCCTGTAGAATCGAGGTGTTATTTCGTGGCTAACAAGGCTAGTAAACACACCGAAAATGAACAGCGGCGAGACATCCTTGACCGGGTTTCACATCTTGCCGCTGCGATTTTTTGGGTTGTAAGGCTTGTCCTTTTGTTATGGGACAGGTTTGCTCGATAAAAAAAGCTTAACTTGCTAAGTTTTTAAGGGGTTCAGCTAACTTCCTTCGCTCCCCATATATTCTATATTTCTTACTTATAATTATAGCACACGCAAATAATAATATATAATCCGGTCAAAATTGTTATATAATACGCGAAAAATTTAACATGAATAACAGGAGCGGAAAATTTCTTTCATGATGTCAGCATTTATATTAGTGCCTTTGCTAGTTTGTATTTATGAGATATTGAGCTTGATATTGCCGTTAAAAATTTCTTTATCGTCAAAAATTGTGTGTGCTTGTATATTACTGGCTGGGCTTGCGAAAACTTTTTTATATCGCAGGACTCAAACTGGACTGGATTTATACGAGCTGCCATATGCTTTAAATTTAATTTTGTCGATTATATTTAATTTTATAGTTATAGCGTTATTCTTGATTCTGGCAAAAGATTTAATATTTCTAGTGTGCAGATTTATAATTAAATGCAAATTCCCGGCTCATCATGTTTCATTATTTGTATTATCGATTGCGATTTGCGCGGCTTTATACGGGACTTATGAGGGCTTGAGAGTTCCCGATGTAAATATTCATGAAGTCAAAATTAAGGGACTCGGTCAAGATTTAGACGGCTTAAAAATTGCTATGCTTGTAGACATTCACGCGGATCAATTAAGCAATAAAAATTTTGTGAGTTCAATTACAGCAAGAACTAACGCATTGAGTCCGGATATAATATTAATCCCCGGCGATTTCGTTGACGGTCAAGTTGAATCAAGAAGTGCAGACGTTGAGCCTTTAAAAAATTTGCGCGCTAAGTTCGGAGTCTATGCTGCAACGGGGAATCATGAATATTATTTTGATTTAGCGGGCTGGCTTGAGTATATAAAATCACTGGGAATAAAATTTTTAGAAAACGAGAATATTATAATCAAATCAGGAGATTCGCAAATTATAATCGCAGGAGTCCCCGATCAGACAAGCGGCAATCATAATGTTTCACTCGCACTGCAAAATATTCCCGAAAACTCGCCTATTATCTTAATGGATCACAGACCGAGCGAGGCACGAGAAAACGCAAAATATAATATCGCCCTGCAGTTATCAGGCCACACTCACGGCGGACAAATGCCGGGATTAAAATATTTAGTAGCTCGTGCAAATAGGGGCTTTGTGCGAGGCTGGTATGAAATCGATAACATGAAATTATACGTCAGCCCGGGGACTTCTCAATGGAACGGATTCAGCGCGAGATTATTAGACCCGTCGGAAATTACGTTATTAATTTTGCGTGATGATTTATAATTTAAGAGAGTAATTTTATTTATAGGAGGTCAATTAATGGGAAGATTTGCAAGTAATTTTATTAAATTCAAGAATTCATTGCGAGAAAGGGGAGTACATAAAACTTTTATCCGCGCTTTAAAAAAAGTATCCGGCATTCTTGACTGTGAAGAAGGAGTCGAGACCCTTTATTATTTCTTGAATCATTATGTCGATATTACGAAATTGCCGCCTGCAACGGGAGATTTAAGAAAGCTGCAATTATGTGACGCAGTATTATTATCAATTTTTGATGCTATTTGCGAAAAACAGGGCTGGCAGTACTGGCTTTCATGGGGGACTCTTCTCGGAGCAGTTAGACATAAAGGCTTTATCCCGTGGGATGATGATTTAGATATTTGCATGACTAGAGAGGACTATAACAAAGCATGTAATAAATTACCGGAGATTCTTGCTTCATTCGGTTCAGATTCGCTTCATTGCAATACGAGTGCCGCCTGTATTGGACTAGGTTATGAACACTCAAAGACGGGCATATGGTGCGATATATTTCCTACAGATAAAATTTACGCAGAATCAGAAAATGATAATGCCTTAATTTCACGAATCTATAAATATAAAAAATTTTACGCGAAGAAGGGCAAAAATTTATCGCCTGCTGAACTTGATTCGGCACGCTCACAAATCATTAATTATACTGGGGGGGGGTATGCACTGCATTCCGTAGAGTTTTCCATTAAGCCTTTGATTTGCAAATTTGATATTATATTCCCCCTCACTAAAATCGAATTTGAAGGCTATAAATTAAGTTCTCCCTGTGATTCTCATCAATATTTGACAAAAGAATACGGCGATTATATGCAATTCCCTAAAAACGGCGTTGAACATCATGGCGGCGACACAAGACCCCCGCTCCGTGAATGGGCATCAAGAAGCGGAGTCAATATGGACGAAGTATTAGAAAAGTTAAAGGCAATAGAAAAATTTTTCAGGTCTTAATTATTATTTATCGGAGTAATTCTCAAAGTTCCCGGATTCGTGTACGTAACAAGTGCTACAGTTCCGGGGACTGATCTGATATATTTTCTTTCTGTGTAATCAACCGGGACGGAGTTAGACTCTTTTCCTGATGAGTGCCCGGCAGCCAGTCCCGCAGCATATTCAAGAATATTTTTTTTGCTTGATTCTAGTTCCGAGCGTCTTACACCTTTTATAATTACATGAGCCCCCGGCATTTCGTGAGCATGAAGCCAAATATCTTCAGGTCTAGCAAGTTTAAATGTTACGTGTCTATTTCCGCGCGCAGAGAGTCCCACTAAAATATTTATGCCGTCATAATTTATGCTTAAGAACGGGGGGATTTCAGGCGATTTCTTTCTCGGCTTGCTAAATTTTTTATTATTATCAGGTGTGAGCCATTCTGTTAGATCTTTCACGGACTCGTTAAAATTTTCAGGGTCATTAATTGAATCAAGTAAGGCGTGCTGCTCCTGTAACTCTTGAATCGCAGAATTTATTGACTCAAGATTTGATTTAATTTCGTCGGGATTTCCTTTTGCTTTGCGGTAACGTTTAAAATATTTTTCCGCATTTCTTGACGGCGATAAATCAGGATCTAGCGCGATTTCTAAATTATTCCCTTCCCAGTCAGTGAGATTTATATTTGCTGCACGTTTAGGAATCTCGTAAATATGAGTTAATATAGCTTCACCTTTGAGTCTAAAAATTTCGGCATCATGGCATTCTTTGAGCTGCTTAATTAGTCCGTCCCTGTGTCTTTCTCGTGATTTTACAGCACGTTTTAATTTCGAGTCGATCTCGTGTAGAACTTTTTCGCGGCCCTTACGCAATAACGGAATTAATACACCGTGCCGAGCTGCTTTTATTGAGTCAGGACTCAAATTTACGGCCTCGTCAAAATCAAAATCTATGCGAGTTAAATAATTATTTTTCTTGATTAGCTTGCAATTTACTTGTGAAGATTCACTAACTAGCTTTAACAGTGCCGAGTGCCAAGAAATAGGCTCATGTTCTGCCCAGTGAGATTGAATCAAACGCGCTAAGGGTCTGCCTATACCTGAAATATTTTGCAAGTCTTCAAATTTTATAATATTGCTTTCAGAGTCAGTGAGTGAAATTCCTTCAAAGACTGGGGGCGGAGTGTAAGAATGTCCGGGCAAAATCGTTCTATATCTATTAATATCGGGTGTAGAATGTCTTGCTGCCTCGTCAATCTTGCGCGAATCATCAAGAATCAAAAAATTTGCTACAGGTTCCGTAATTTCGAGAACTAAATAATAATTCACGCTCAAACCTGCAGAGACCCGCCGTTTAGCTGCAAATTCAAGAATTCTATCACGGTTTAATTGCTTGACTGAATAAACTTCGCCGCCGTGCATTAATCGACTCTTGAGAGCCTCGGCCATTTGTGTACGACCTGAAGAGATCTCTCGCAACGCGTTTATTTCGCCCTGAGTCGCCTCACAGATTCCCGCAGCTCCTGATGTCCACGAAAAAAGCAGCCATCTTTCATTAGAAATCTTCAAAGCTGCCCAAGTGTCTCCGCCTTCTATGCGGTTAACCCGCAGGGGTAATATATCACGTAATGCCCCCGCGAGTCCCGTTATAAATTCTGGTCCAAATGCCATTATTTATATTTACCTCAATATGCTTAAAATTGTATTAGTCTGTAATTGATTCGATTGCGCTAACATTGCACTATTAGCCTGCATTAAAATCTGCATCTTAGTGTATTCTAATAATTCGCTGGCGTAATCAGTATCACGAATCCGGCTATTAGCTGAAATTAACGCTTCTGTCTCGTCCGTGAGATTCCCTAAATGATGTTCGAGCCTGTTTTGTGCCGCTCCTAATTTTGCTTGCTGCATTGAGACTTTATCTATAGCCTTGTCAATTAAGTCAAGAGATTTTGCCGCTCTCTCACGACTCATAACATTTACTCCGTTAAGGCCAAGCGCGTCCGAGCTCATATCACCGAGAGATAATATAACGTCTTCTCCCTCGCCTGCTCCAGTCTGAAATATCATAGTGTTATCGGCCAAGTGCAAAACTATATCAGTTCCGGAATTTCCTGTAGTGCTCGTTATTGAATAATTGCCGGTTGACTCGCTCCACGCTGCCTGAAGTCCCATCATTGAGTCAAATTCGACATCTACATTTTTGTGAACTACTCCGACTAAGCGGTTACCGGTTATATTTACGTTTTGTGCGATAATTGCCCCGTCGTGAGCGTCAATCACGTCAATATTATATGTCGATTCTTTTGATTCGCGAATAGTATTCAGTGATAAAGCGTTTAATAATTCTTCACTGCCTGATATGCTTATCTCACCTTTTGAGCCAGTAAGAGCCGAACGAATCACAAGAGTCCCTGCGACTGACTCCGCGCCCGTTTTAGCACCTTCTGTGAAAGTTACGAATTTGCCCGCGTCATCAACATATTTTGCTTGGCCGAGTCCTACAGCAACAGCAGTATTTAATTTCTTGACTAGGTCATTTACTGTGTCATTGCCGTAAATCATGACTCTTGCTTGAGTCCCGTCGCCTTGTGTCAACGTCAATTCTTGAGGCTGTTGTAATAAATAATTCCCCTCAGAGTCCCAGAATTTATCTATATCGCGCAATTGTGTATTCTTGTCGGCAATTCGTCCCGTATAAGCTGCCTTAAAACTTGCTAATGAGGTTTCATTGCTTGTGTCAAGTTGTCCGCCTGAAGCAGCACTCTTAAATTCTAAACCTGTAGAAAGTGTTATAGTTCCTTCTGTTACTTCACCGGAGCGGGAATTCAAGAAATAATTATTGAAGCGAATTTCTTTATTATTATTATTGCTGCCGTTGAGAATATAATTAAGAGTGTTCCCGTTGAATGGGCTGCCAGTCCATCCGTTTGGATCTTGGCTGTTCCCTGTGCCTGAGATATTTACGCCTATTACGTCCGAGCCTAAATCTTGAGCACTGACATTAACGACAAATTTTGCGCCTTCCTGAACATAAGAAATTCCATTCAAGCCGACAGTTAAAGAATCATTGCCGAACATTGAGCCGAGATTTACAGATTCGCCGCCGTCAGTGAGTAATATATTATCAATTGAAGATTTATAGCTCGTGCCGTCTTGAGATAAAATATTGGCCGAAGCACTCAACGTAACAAGCCCGTTCACGCTGTCAACACTCTTGACTTCAAATAAAATGCTGGCGTTGTCCTTGAGTCCTGAACTGCTTTCAACTGTGAAGACATTTTCAGCAGAAATATTATTAGTGCTCGTTGAAGTAATTTCAGAAGCAGGAGAATTAATAACGCCTTCACCCTCGTAGGAAATTTTCAGCCCGCGTGGATTTGCGCCCCCGCTCGTTAAAGTCAATGATGTAATATCATCGCCCGTTATAGTGATTCCCTTTTGTGAGGCTGAATTCTTTATCTCGTCAAGGACTCCCGCCCAGTTTTGCCCGTTCGAGTCAGTGCCTCCGTTGAAATATGCCGCTTGAGTCGCCGCGTCCGCCGAGTCAGTCCCGAAAATATTCGCGCTGTTAGTGCTCCAAATTTCTACACCGTCATTTGTTGAAATCGTGATTTTATTTACGGGAATATTTACATCGTTAAAAGTTGCTGCTATTGACTCAGTTGTATAAGTGCCTCCGACTCCCTGTGAGCCTGTAATAATTGCTTCTGACGCTTGAGCCTCCGCGAGTGTTAATGAATAAGTCCCAGCCGGTATAGAATTTGCTTCTACATTTTTGACTCCTGCTGAAGTATTCAGGCTTTTATCGCTGATTGAGTCCTCATGCTTAATCTTGAGAATGTTAGATTTTTGCGTTTGAGCTTGGCCGGCTTGAGCTTTGACAGAAATTTTATAATTCCCATCTAGCGCGTATTTTTGCCCGAATTGATCAATTGAACGAATACCCCCGTTAATTACGGCTTTAACTTGCTTGTCTGTACTGCTCCAGAGAACGGCATTATCTCCGCTTAAAATTTTTTTCCGGTTAAATTGAGTCGTATTAGCGAGCCTTGTTATCTCGTCCCGAATCTCGTTAATTTCGACCTGAATATAACTTCTATCTTGCTGAGTCAAAACGTCATTAGCAGCCTGAACTGATAATTCACGCATACGCATTAGCATTGAATTTGTCTGCTCAAGTGCACCCGACGCGGTTTGTATGAGGCTTATTCCGTCCTGAGTGTTATATAATGCCTTCTCCATGCCGAAAATACGGGATCTCATTGTTTCACTGATTGCAAGCCCGGCCGTATTGTCAACATCGGCAATTTTTGTGCGTAATCCCGTCGATAACTTCTCAAGTGAACGCTTCATAGCGAGTGAATTTCGCATCATTATTCTTTGTCCCATTAAAGAAGTTATATCGTGATTCATAATCATTGACATTCTAAATCATCACCTTCCTTGTGTGAAAAATTATCATCCCTGAAAAATTGTCCCCCGCCTTAACTTGTAATTGCCTGCTACTGCGGGGGAATATTCTATAATTTCATGTCGAGTAAATTCAAGCCCGACTTATTTAAAAATTTTTCGCGAATCTTTCTTACAAGACTCACGACTTTATCCGGCGGAAACTTGCGAATTATTGTCCCGTCCGAGCTGTTTATCACACTGACCTGAACTATATCAGCGTCATCTATAATATCATACTTGAGATAACGCATTTCAGAGGCCTTATCAAGCACTTCACTTTTTGCCTTGTCAGCTAACTGTTCGAGCTTTGTTTGCTGCCTTGTCTGCCGCGATTTATCATCAGAAATTTTTTTCTCGTTATTATTCTGTCTATGTTCGGGCAATTCCGCGCCTGCATTTCCAAGTATACGAGTCTTTATGACCTGACGCTGATGTTCTGCCGCAGCTGATTGAGTAAAAGCCGGAGGGGTATAATCCAGCTTCATAGATCAACCACCTGCTTCCGTTTGTTGTGTGCTGCCTCAAGATTAATATTATTATGCGCAAATTATTTATTATATAAACATAAATATGAAAAAAGGGAAGAGAGCTGCCCCCCTTCCCCCGTAAATTGCGCAATAAATTAAAATTGTCCTGAAGACTTCACAGATTAACGGATCAGGCTAAGGACGTTCTGCGGCTGCTGGTTAGCTTGTGCGAGCATTGAGTTACCAGCCTGAAGCATGATATTCAACTTCGTGAAGTTCATCATTTCCTTCGCCATGT containing:
- the folK gene encoding 2-amino-4-hydroxy-6-hydroxymethyldihydropteridine diphosphokinase; the protein is MRIYFCLGSNLGDRVKNLRDSVRELATLGRIIKSSAIYETPAWGGVIQPDYLNACILLESYSQQEPSEILTRIKFFESKLGRLPSVRWGARKIDIDILLIDDLIYNTPELNIPHINLHNRLFVLVPLREILPESWTHPLSNKTISELIDPLRNKDAWPLRITEL
- a CDS encoding metallophosphoesterase, which produces MMSAFILVPLLVCIYEILSLILPLKISLSSKIVCACILLAGLAKTFLYRRTQTGLDLYELPYALNLILSIIFNFIVIALFLILAKDLIFLVCRFIIKCKFPAHHVSLFVLSIAICAALYGTYEGLRVPDVNIHEVKIKGLGQDLDGLKIAMLVDIHADQLSNKNFVSSITARTNALSPDIILIPGDFVDGQVESRSADVEPLKNLRAKFGVYAATGNHEYYFDLAGWLEYIKSLGIKFLENENIIIKSGDSQIIIAGVPDQTSGNHNVSLALQNIPENSPIILMDHRPSEARENAKYNIALQLSGHTHGGQMPGLKYLVARANRGFVRGWYEIDNMKLYVSPGTSQWNGFSARLLDPSEITLLILRDDL
- a CDS encoding LicD family protein, which encodes MGRFASNFIKFKNSLRERGVHKTFIRALKKVSGILDCEEGVETLYYFLNHYVDITKLPPATGDLRKLQLCDAVLLSIFDAICEKQGWQYWLSWGTLLGAVRHKGFIPWDDDLDICMTREDYNKACNKLPEILASFGSDSLHCNTSAACIGLGYEHSKTGIWCDIFPTDKIYAESENDNALISRIYKYKKFYAKKGKNLSPAELDSARSQIINYTGGGYALHSVEFSIKPLICKFDIIFPLTKIEFEGYKLSSPCDSHQYLTKEYGDYMQFPKNGVEHHGGDTRPPLREWASRSGVNMDEVLEKLKAIEKFFRS
- a CDS encoding NFACT family protein; translation: MAFGPEFITGLAGALRDILPLRVNRIEGGDTWAALKISNERWLLFSWTSGAAGICEATQGEINALREISSGRTQMAEALKSRLMHGGEVYSVKQLNRDRILEFAAKRRVSAGLSVNYYLVLEITEPVANFLILDDSRKIDEAARHSTPDINRYRTILPGHSYTPPPVFEGISLTDSESNIIKFEDLQNISGIGRPLARLIQSHWAEHEPISWHSALLKLVSESSQVNCKLIKKNNYLTRIDFDFDEAVNLSPDSIKAARHGVLIPLLRKGREKVLHEIDSKLKRAVKSRERHRDGLIKQLKECHDAEIFRLKGEAILTHIYEIPKRAANINLTDWEGNNLEIALDPDLSPSRNAEKYFKRYRKAKGNPDEIKSNLESINSAIQELQEQHALLDSINDPENFNESVKDLTEWLTPDNNKKFSKPRKKSPEIPPFLSINYDGINILVGLSARGNRHVTFKLARPEDIWLHAHEMPGAHVIIKGVRRSELESSKKNILEYAAGLAAGHSSGKESNSVPVDYTERKYIRSVPGTVALVTYTNPGTLRITPINNN
- a CDS encoding flagellin; translated protein: MSMIMNHDITSLMGQRIMMRNSLAMKRSLEKLSTGLRTKIADVDNTAGLAISETMRSRIFGMEKALYNTQDGISLIQTASGALEQTNSMLMRMRELSVQAANDVLTQQDRSYIQVEINEIRDEITRLANTTQFNRKKILSGDNAVLWSSTDKQVKAVINGGIRSIDQFGQKYALDGNYKISVKAQAGQAQTQKSNILKIKHEDSISDKSLNTSAGVKNVEANSIPAGTYSLTLAEAQASEAIITGSQGVGGTYTTESIAATFNDVNIPVNKITISTNDGVEIWSTNSANIFGTDSADAATQAAYFNGGTDSNGQNWAGVLDEIKNSASQKGITITGDDITSLTLTSGGANPRGLKISYEGEGVINSPASEITSTSTNNISAENVFTVESSSGLKDNASILFEVKSVDSVNGLVTLSASANILSQDGTSYKSSIDNILLTDGGESVNLGSMFGNDSLTVGLNGISYVQEGAKFVVNVSAQDLGSDVIGVNISGTGNSQDPNGWTGSPFNGNTLNYILNGSNNNNKEIRFNNYFLNSRSGEVTEGTITLSTGLEFKSAASGGQLDTSNETSLASFKAAYTGRIADKNTQLRDIDKFWDSEGNYLLQQPQELTLTQGDGTQARVMIYGNDTVNDLVKKLNTAVAVGLGQAKYVDDAGKFVTFTEGAKTGAESVAGTLVIRSALTGSKGEISISGSEELLNALSLNTIRESKESTYNIDVIDAHDGAIIAQNVNITGNRLVGVVHKNVDVEFDSMMGLQAAWSESTGNYSITSTTGNSGTDIVLHLADNTMIFQTGAGEGEDVILSLGDMSSDALGLNGVNVMSRERAAKSLDLIDKAIDKVSMQQAKLGAAQNRLEHHLGNLTDETEALISANSRIRDTDYASELLEYTKMQILMQANSAMLAQSNQLQTNTILSILR
- a CDS encoding flagellar protein FlaG, giving the protein MKLDYTPPAFTQSAAAEHQRQVIKTRILGNAGAELPEHRQNNNEKKISDDKSRQTRQQTKLEQLADKAKSEVLDKASEMRYLKYDIIDDADIVQVSVINSSDGTIIRKFPPDKVVSLVRKIREKFLNKSGLNLLDMKL